A portion of the Deltaproteobacteria bacterium genome contains these proteins:
- a CDS encoding acetyl-CoA C-acetyltransferase yields MGDAWIVDAVRTPRGRGKKDSGSLSGVHPQELFAQTLEALRQRNGFDPRDVEDVVAGCVSAVGEQGACIARMAVLAAGWDPRTASGVTLNRFCGSGQQAVNFGALGVMAGQQDLVVAGGVESMSRQPMGSDGAGLDGHNRRVRELHPLVPQGISADLIATIEGFSREDLDRFAARSQERCALAQKEGRFDKSLIPVRGPDGAIALERDEHPRAGTTLESLAKLAPSFEGMGGYVQKGDTLSFDAKAKTRYPEVREIHHVHHAGNSSGIVDGAAAVLIASPDYAKAHGLRPRARFVAMATAADEPVIMLTAPTPASQRVLKKAGMTIRDIDLVEINEAFAAIPLKTMRDLDMDPERVNVNGGAIALGHPLGATGAMLIGTVLDELERRDLARGLVTMCIGGGMGIATIIERV; encoded by the coding sequence ATGGGCGATGCATGGATCGTCGACGCGGTGCGAACCCCGCGCGGCCGCGGCAAGAAGGACTCGGGGTCGCTTTCCGGCGTCCATCCCCAGGAGCTGTTCGCGCAGACGCTCGAGGCCCTGCGCCAGCGCAACGGCTTCGATCCGCGCGACGTCGAGGACGTCGTGGCGGGCTGCGTCTCCGCGGTGGGCGAGCAGGGCGCCTGCATCGCGCGCATGGCCGTGCTCGCGGCGGGCTGGGACCCGAGGACGGCGAGCGGCGTCACCCTCAACCGCTTCTGCGGCTCCGGCCAGCAGGCGGTGAACTTCGGCGCGCTGGGCGTGATGGCCGGCCAGCAGGACCTGGTCGTCGCGGGCGGCGTCGAGTCGATGTCGCGCCAGCCGATGGGCAGCGACGGGGCCGGCCTCGACGGCCACAACCGGCGCGTGCGAGAGCTCCACCCGCTCGTGCCCCAGGGCATCTCCGCGGACCTGATCGCGACGATCGAGGGCTTCTCGCGCGAGGACCTCGACCGCTTCGCGGCCCGCAGCCAGGAGCGCTGCGCGCTCGCCCAGAAGGAGGGGCGCTTCGACAAGAGCCTGATCCCGGTGCGCGGCCCGGACGGGGCGATCGCGCTCGAGCGCGACGAGCACCCGCGCGCCGGCACCACGCTCGAGTCGCTGGCCAAGCTGGCGCCGTCCTTCGAAGGCATGGGCGGCTACGTGCAGAAGGGCGACACCCTCTCCTTCGACGCCAAGGCCAAGACCCGCTACCCGGAGGTGCGCGAGATCCACCACGTCCACCACGCCGGCAACTCGTCGGGCATCGTGGACGGCGCCGCGGCGGTGCTGATCGCGTCGCCGGACTACGCGAAGGCGCACGGGCTGCGCCCCCGCGCGCGCTTCGTCGCGATGGCCACCGCCGCCGACGAGCCGGTGATCATGCTGACCGCCCCCACGCCCGCCTCGCAGCGCGTGCTGAAGAAGGCCGGCATGACGATCCGCGACATCGACCTCGTCGAGATCAACGAGGCCTTCGCGGCGATCCCGCTCAAGACCATGCGCGACCTCGACATGGACCCCGAGCGCGTCAACGTGAACGGCGGCGCGATCGCGCTCGGCCACCCGCTCGGCGCGACGGGTGCGATGCTGATCGGCACGGTCCTCGACGAGCTCGAGCGCCGCGACCTCGCGCGCGGCCTCGTGACCATGTGCATCGGTGGTGGGATGGGCATCGCCACGATCATCGAGAGGGTCTGA
- a CDS encoding acyl-CoA dehydrogenase family protein, which yields MIDFQPTDEQQLVIDTVHNFAQNEVRPVARECEEAAKLPEKVLAAAHELGLVANALPEAAGGGGERSAVTGALVAEELAWGDLAIALAILSPGLSALPIAEWGDGAQQQSLGRFVGASFVPGSLAVVEPRFDSDPFRPATTARRNGGSFVLDGAKCFVPWLDGGSETLVVASEGGAPALFVVPRDAAGLRAERERNMGIAALPTAELTLSSVRVPEGARLARADLRRLVAQGRVAMAAMAVGVARAAFEVARDYAKERQVFGVPVATKQAIAFKLADMAIEIDGARLLAWEAAWKLDRGEDATREALLARRQAARTALDVADGAVQVLGGHGYIRDYLPELHLRNARGFASFEALALV from the coding sequence ATGATCGACTTCCAGCCGACCGACGAGCAGCAGCTCGTCATCGACACCGTGCACAACTTTGCCCAGAACGAGGTCCGGCCGGTGGCGCGCGAGTGCGAGGAGGCGGCGAAGCTGCCCGAGAAGGTCCTCGCGGCGGCGCACGAGCTCGGGCTCGTGGCCAACGCGCTACCGGAGGCGGCGGGCGGCGGCGGCGAGCGCAGCGCGGTGACCGGCGCGCTGGTGGCCGAGGAGCTCGCCTGGGGCGACCTGGCGATCGCGCTGGCGATCCTCTCGCCGGGGCTCTCGGCGCTGCCGATCGCCGAGTGGGGGGACGGCGCGCAGCAGCAGTCGCTCGGGCGCTTCGTCGGCGCGAGCTTCGTGCCGGGCTCGCTCGCGGTCGTCGAGCCGCGCTTCGACTCGGATCCCTTCCGGCCCGCCACCACCGCGCGCCGCAACGGCGGCAGCTTCGTGCTCGACGGCGCCAAGTGCTTCGTGCCCTGGCTCGACGGCGGCAGCGAGACGCTGGTGGTGGCGAGCGAGGGCGGCGCCCCCGCGCTCTTCGTCGTGCCGCGCGACGCCGCCGGGCTGCGCGCCGAGCGCGAGCGCAACATGGGGATCGCCGCGCTGCCGACGGCGGAGCTGACACTCTCGAGCGTACGAGTGCCGGAAGGGGCCCGGCTCGCGCGCGCCGACCTGCGCCGGCTCGTGGCCCAGGGTCGGGTGGCGATGGCGGCGATGGCCGTCGGTGTGGCTCGGGCCGCCTTCGAGGTGGCCCGTGACTACGCGAAGGAGCGTCAGGTGTTCGGCGTGCCGGTGGCGACCAAGCAGGCGATCGCCTTCAAGCTCGCCGACATGGCGATCGAGATCGACGGCGCGCGCCTGCTGGCCTGGGAGGCGGCCTGGAAGCTCGATCGCGGCGAGGACGCCACCCGCGAGGCGCTGCTCGCGCGCCGCCAGGCGGCGCGCACGGCACTCGACGTGGCGGACGGCGCCGTGCAGGTGCTCGGCGGCCACGGCTACATCCGCGACTACCTGCCCGAGCTGCACCTGCGCAACGCGCGCGGCTTCGCGTCGTTCGAAGCGCTGGCGCTGGTCTAG